One genomic segment of Amycolatopsis granulosa includes these proteins:
- a CDS encoding YceI family protein, with product MTAQTSYATLTGEYTLDPTHTRIGFVARHAMVTKVRGSFNEFSGTARIDGENPAKSSVTVAIKADSIDTRNADRDAHLRSNDFLSMDEYPEITFVSTAIEQTGEASFDVTGDLTIRGITKPVTIPFEFEGTAQDPFGNARIGFEGSTTINRKDFGVTWNAALETGGVLVSDKVTLEFEVSAIKSA from the coding sequence ATGACCGCCCAGACCAGCTACGCGACCCTGACCGGCGAATACACCCTGGACCCGACCCACACCCGCATCGGTTTCGTCGCCCGCCACGCGATGGTGACCAAGGTGCGCGGTTCGTTCAACGAGTTCAGCGGCACCGCGCGGATCGACGGCGAGAACCCGGCGAAGTCGTCGGTCACCGTCGCCATCAAGGCCGACAGCATCGACACCCGCAACGCCGACCGCGACGCGCACCTGCGCAGCAACGACTTCCTGTCGATGGACGAGTACCCGGAGATCACCTTCGTCTCCACCGCCATCGAGCAGACCGGTGAGGCGAGCTTCGACGTGACCGGCGACCTGACGATCCGGGGCATCACCAAGCCGGTCACGATCCCGTTCGAGTTCGAGGGCACCGCGCAGGACCCGTTCGGCAACGCCCGGATCGGCTTCGAGGGCTCGACCACCATCAACCGCAAGGACTTCGGCGTCACCTGGAACGCCGCGCTCGAGACCGGCGGTGTCCTGGTCAG